A window from Solanum stenotomum isolate F172 chromosome 5, ASM1918654v1, whole genome shotgun sequence encodes these proteins:
- the LOC125866411 gene encoding uncharacterized protein LOC125866411 translates to MKSILMMSFGSKWKESKHEAKTIGYDPYNTDIVHLAHCPDRVEEDQWRSLVHYWSSKEAKEKSERNKESRKKLTMPHTSGRKSHSQIIDDMTKMNNGVKPTRIEVFKKTHIRANKQPVNEIAGEVMKQMDDLAEVYPEFNVPGSAPNDVYAQVMGSDTHGIGRTLGKGASPSLVYGPVYKRSQAEKRDFDTRVEMEVQKATSATKIEMTEKMYEAKKEMKAMDKKFLEAKEEAKENKEVMERKLLEAKMDMEEIIADKVKEGIQAYVESLGINIDANLKSEQVPDNPLEDCQQPSSLVPGVHTRKANMIKKTGTTVVGTNKKKWNF, encoded by the exons ATGAAGAGCATACTGATGATGTCATTTGGATCTAAATGGAAAGAATCAAAGCATGAAGCAAAAACCATTGGATATGACCCATATAACACTGATATTGTGCATTTAGCTCATTGTCCAGACAGAGTTGAAGAAGATCAGTGGCGttcattagttcattattgGAGCTCAAAAGAAGCAAAG GAAAAGAGTGAGAGAAACAAAGAAAGTCGAAAAAAATTGACTATGCCACACACATCAGGGAGAAAAAGTCATTCTCAAATTATAGACGAT ATGACAAAGATGAATAATGGTGTAAAGCCAACTCGTATTGAGGTGTTCAAAAAAACTCACATTAGAGCGAATAAACAACCCGTAAATGAGATAGCTGGTGAAGTTATG aaacaaatggaTGATCTTGCCGAGGTGTATCCTGAGTTTAATGTCCCTGGAAGTGCTCCTAATGATGTATACGCCCAAGTAATGGGATCAGACACTCATGGAATTGGCCGAACTCTAGGAAAAGGAGCATCTCCTAGCTTAGTATATGGCCCCGTATATAAACGATCTCAGGCtgaaaaaagagattttgaTACAAGGGTTGAGATGGAAGTTCAAAAAGCTACCTCAGCTACGAAAATTGAGATGACAGAGAAGATGTATGAAGCAAAAAAAGAGATGAAAGCGATGGATAAAAAGTTCTTGGAAGCGAAAGAGGAAGCAAAAGAGAATAAAGAAGTGATGGAGAGAAAATTATTGGAAGCAAAAATGGATATGGAAGAAATTATAGCGGATAAAGTGAAGGAAGGAATACAAGCATATGTAGAGTCTTTGGGAATTAATATTGATGCAAATTTAAAATCAGAGCAG GTTCCTGATAACCCACTTGAAGATTGTCAACAACCATCATCACTTGTTCCAGGTGTTCACACAAGAAAG gcTAACATGATCAAGAAGACTGGAACTACCGTAGTTGgcacaaataaaaagaagtgg AATTTTTAA
- the LOC125866412 gene encoding uncharacterized protein LOC125866412, with protein MLRNFVEMARKRQRNSSQGELLYDSSEQQKQQIGSMSMPQPSQNWPQNEGDESHDTKNLPDSEQQKQQIGSMSMPQPLQNWPQNERDESHDTKNLPDSNESEEQSKRTRGPTMMHSGWGKDGGNLHIELNEHGQVIGSEGTRLSSKLGVLARNGILAPLNHKDWRLVPSMYKDRIWAHIKVLSIHKTYILRRFCFYILFYK; from the exons ATGCTGAGGAACTTCGTTGAAATGGCAAGAAAAAGACAGAGAAATTCTAGTCAAGGTGAGCTTTTATATGATTCTTCGgagcaacaaaaacaacaaataggAAGTATGTCAATGCCTCAACCGTCCCAAAATTGGCCACAAAATGAAGGAGATGAATCACATGATACAAAAAATCTTCCAG ATTCAgagcaacaaaaacaacaaatcgGAAGTATGTCAATGCCTCAACCGCTCCAAAATTGGCCACAAAATGAAAGAGATGAATCACATGATACAAAAAATCTTCCAG ATTCTAATGAGAGTGAAGAGCAATCTAAGAGAACTAGGGGTCCCACTATGATGCACTCGGGATGGGGGAAAGATGGTGGAAATTTACATATCGAATTGAATGAACATGGTCAAGTTATTGGGTCAGAAGGAACTAGATTGAGTTCAAAACTTGGTGTGCTAGCACGAAATGGCATTTTAGCGCCACTGAATCATAAAGATTGGAGGCTTGTACCTAGTATGTACAAGGATAGAATATGGGCTCATATCAAGGTTCTTAGTATACACAAAACCTATATACTAAGacgtttttgtttttatattttattttataaatga